In a genomic window of Streptomyces roseoviridis:
- a CDS encoding NAD(P)/FAD-dependent oxidoreductase: protein MKHRIVVLGAGYAGAYVAGTLARRLSPADAEITVVNAEPDFVQRMRLHQLATGQKVQAPPLADVFAGTGIRLRQARVTAVDPERRAVAVADADGGGELGYDTLVYALGSHGARHGVPGAAEHAFDIAARPSALRLRDRLDDLSGREEGGRVLVVGDGLTGIETATEIAESRPALAVTLVARGELGSALSTGARAHLRRACDRLGVTVLEHTEVTAVEATRVRCADGTLLTSDATVWTAGFAVSPLAAAGGLEVTEDGRIVVDRAMRSVSHPDVYAAGDSAHAVGDNGRPLPMSCASAGFTGMQATAAIVARLTGREVPHTRLEYVGNHISLGRRDAILQMVDEEWRAKPKHVAGRKAARFKATILAMSLWTTSHPTFGLPRRRHRLAAAPQTPAAASPARAGA from the coding sequence CGGACTTCGTCCAGCGGATGCGCCTGCACCAGCTCGCGACCGGCCAGAAGGTCCAGGCGCCGCCGCTCGCCGACGTCTTCGCGGGCACGGGGATACGGCTCCGCCAGGCGCGGGTCACCGCCGTCGACCCCGAGCGCCGTGCCGTCGCCGTGGCGGACGCCGACGGCGGCGGCGAACTCGGCTACGACACCCTGGTGTACGCGCTCGGCAGCCACGGCGCCCGCCACGGCGTCCCGGGAGCGGCCGAGCACGCCTTCGACATCGCCGCCCGGCCCTCCGCCCTGCGCCTGCGCGACCGCCTGGACGACCTCAGCGGCCGGGAGGAAGGCGGCCGGGTGCTGGTCGTCGGCGACGGGCTGACCGGCATCGAGACCGCCACCGAGATCGCCGAGTCCCGGCCCGCCCTCGCCGTGACGCTGGTCGCCCGCGGCGAGCTGGGCTCCGCGCTCTCCACCGGAGCCCGCGCCCACCTGCGCCGCGCCTGCGACCGGCTGGGCGTCACCGTCCTGGAACACACCGAGGTCACGGCCGTCGAGGCCACCCGCGTGCGGTGCGCCGACGGCACGCTCCTGACCTCCGACGCGACCGTGTGGACGGCCGGGTTCGCCGTCAGCCCCCTCGCCGCCGCCGGCGGCCTCGAGGTCACCGAGGACGGCCGGATCGTCGTCGACCGCGCCATGCGCTCGGTCTCGCACCCCGACGTCTACGCCGCCGGCGACAGCGCCCACGCCGTCGGTGACAACGGCCGCCCGCTGCCGATGTCCTGCGCCTCGGCCGGCTTCACCGGCATGCAGGCCACGGCCGCGATCGTGGCACGCCTGACCGGCCGCGAGGTCCCGCACACCAGGCTGGAGTACGTGGGCAACCACATCAGCCTCGGGCGCCGGGACGCGATCCTGCAGATGGTCGACGAGGAGTGGCGGGCGAAGCCGAAGCACGTCGCCGGCCGGAAGGCCGCCCGGTTCAAGGCGACCATCCTCGCGATGTCGCTGTGGACCACCTCGCACCCCACCTTCGGACTGCCCCGGCGCAGGCACCGCCTGGCCGCCGCACCGCAGACGCCGGCCGCCGCATCCCCGGCCCGCGCGGGCGCCTAG
- a CDS encoding sigma-70 family RNA polymerase sigma factor has translation MDSIATDRFDAGRFEASRNRLASLAYRLLGSANDAEDAVQDAFLQWQAADRQHIRVPEAWLTKVVTHLCLDRLRSARARRERAAGAWLPEPLLDGDPMLGPADTFEQRESVSLAVLTLMERLSPHERAVYVLREAFSYGHAEIAEILDITEAASQQHLHRARRRVTAGRRGGEVAPAAVRGIVEEFLAAAASGRTERLVALLTDDAVAVSDGVGGTARELLRYDTPERIATVVRAGLKPTPAKRRLAGGTPALHHALVNGAPALLFVVAGQVKGAVTFDVADGRIAMVRGIAAPDRLRRLGEAWRRQGPDTPLVDRW, from the coding sequence GTGGACAGCATCGCCACCGATCGCTTCGACGCCGGCCGGTTCGAGGCCAGCCGCAACCGGCTGGCCTCGCTGGCGTACCGCCTCCTCGGCTCCGCCAACGACGCCGAGGACGCCGTCCAGGACGCCTTCCTGCAGTGGCAGGCCGCCGACCGGCAGCACATCAGGGTGCCGGAGGCGTGGCTGACCAAGGTCGTCACCCATCTGTGCCTGGACCGGCTCCGCTCGGCCCGGGCGCGTCGCGAACGCGCCGCCGGCGCCTGGCTGCCCGAACCGCTCCTCGACGGCGACCCCATGCTCGGCCCGGCCGACACCTTCGAGCAGCGCGAATCGGTCTCCCTGGCCGTGCTGACGCTGATGGAACGCCTCTCGCCCCACGAGCGGGCCGTCTACGTGCTGCGCGAGGCGTTCTCCTACGGCCACGCCGAGATCGCCGAGATCCTCGACATCACCGAGGCGGCGAGCCAGCAGCACCTGCACCGGGCCCGGCGCCGCGTCACCGCCGGCCGCCGCGGCGGCGAGGTCGCTCCGGCGGCGGTCCGCGGGATCGTCGAGGAGTTCCTCGCGGCCGCCGCCTCGGGCCGCACCGAACGCCTGGTGGCGCTGCTCACCGACGACGCGGTCGCGGTCTCGGACGGCGTCGGGGGCACGGCCCGGGAGCTGCTGCGGTACGACACCCCGGAGCGCATCGCCACCGTCGTACGGGCCGGCCTCAAGCCGACTCCCGCGAAGCGGCGACTGGCCGGCGGCACGCCCGCCCTCCACCACGCGCTCGTCAACGGCGCCCCGGCGCTGCTCTTCGTGGTGGCCGGCCAGGTCAAGGGCGCGGTGACGTTCGACGTCGCCGACGGCAGGATCGCGATGGTGCGGGGCATCGCCGCCCCGGACCGCCTCCGCCGCCTCGGCGAGGCATGGCGACGGCAGGGACCGGACACGCCCCTCGTCGACCGGTGGTGA
- the disA gene encoding DNA integrity scanning diadenylate cyclase DisA translates to MRASLSAVAPGTALRDGLERILRGNTGGLIVLGMDKTVESMCTGGFVIDVEFTATRLRELCKLDGALVLDKDISKILRAGVQLVPDASIPTEETGTRHRTADRVSKQCGFPVVSVSQSMRLIALYVNGERRVLEESAAILSRANQALATLERYKLRLDEVAGTLSALEIEDLVTVRDVTAVAQRLEMVRRIATEIAEYVVELGTDGRLLSLQLDELIAGVEPERELVIRDYVPEPTAKRSRTVSEALTELDALTHAELLELPIVARALGYTGSPETLDSAVSPRGYRLLAKVPRLPGAIIERLVEHFGGLQKLLAASVDDLQTVDGVGEARARSVREGLSRLAESSILERYV, encoded by the coding sequence ATGCGTGCGTCGCTCAGCGCCGTCGCCCCCGGCACCGCCCTGCGCGACGGGCTCGAACGGATCCTCCGCGGCAACACCGGCGGTCTGATCGTGCTCGGGATGGACAAGACCGTCGAGTCGATGTGCACCGGCGGTTTCGTCATCGACGTCGAGTTCACCGCCACGCGGCTGCGCGAGCTGTGCAAGCTCGACGGGGCGCTCGTCCTCGACAAGGACATCAGCAAGATCCTGCGGGCCGGCGTGCAGCTGGTGCCCGACGCGTCCATCCCCACCGAGGAGACCGGCACCCGGCACCGTACGGCCGACCGGGTCTCCAAGCAGTGCGGCTTCCCGGTCGTCTCGGTGTCGCAGTCGATGCGGCTGATCGCCCTGTACGTCAACGGCGAGCGCCGCGTCCTGGAGGAGTCGGCGGCGATCCTGTCCCGCGCCAACCAGGCCCTGGCGACCCTGGAGCGCTACAAGCTGCGCCTGGACGAGGTGGCCGGCACGCTCTCCGCCCTGGAGATCGAGGACCTGGTGACCGTCCGGGACGTCACCGCCGTGGCCCAGCGCCTGGAGATGGTGCGCCGGATCGCGACCGAGATCGCCGAGTACGTGGTGGAGCTCGGCACCGACGGCCGGCTGCTGTCGCTCCAGCTGGACGAGTTGATCGCGGGCGTGGAGCCGGAGCGCGAGCTCGTCATCCGTGACTACGTGCCCGAGCCCACGGCCAAGCGGTCCCGCACGGTCTCCGAGGCGCTCACCGAACTGGACGCGCTGACCCACGCCGAGCTGCTCGAACTGCCGATAGTGGCGCGGGCGCTCGGCTACACCGGCTCCCCCGAGACCCTGGACTCGGCGGTCTCGCCGCGCGGCTACCGGCTGCTCGCCAAGGTGCCGAGGCTGCCGGGCGCGATCATCGAGCGGCTCGTGGAGCACTTCGGCGGTCTGCAGAAGCTGCTCGCGGCGAGCGTGGACGACCTCCAGACCGTGGACGGCGTCGGCGAGGCCCGGGCGCGCAGCGTCCGCGAGGGTCTGTCGCGGCTGGCGGAGTCGTCGATCCTGGAGCGGTACGTCTAG
- the radA gene encoding DNA repair protein RadA, with the protein MAARTKTAKDRPSYRCTECGWQTAKWLGRCPECQAWGTVEEYGAPAVRTTAAGRVSTAALPIGQVDGRQATARSTGVDELDRVLGGGLVPGAVVLLAGEPGVGKSTLLLDVAAKAASDEHRTLYVTGEESASQVRLRADRINALNDHLYLAAETDLSAVLGHLDAVKPSLLVLDSVQTVASPEIDGAPGGMAQVREVAGALIRASKERGMSTLLVGHVTKDGAIAGPRLLEHLVDVVLHFEGDRHARLRLVRGVKNRYGATDEVGCFELHDEGIIGLADPSGLFLTRRDTAVPGTCLTVTLEGRRPLVAEVQALTVDSQIPSPRRTTSGLETSRVSMMLAVLEQRGRITALGKRDIYSATVGGVKLSEPAADLAIALALASAASDTPLPKNLVAIGEVGLAGEVRRVTGVQRRLSEAHRLGFTHALVPADPGKVPPGMKVTEVADMGDALRVLPRGRRPRAPQEAEG; encoded by the coding sequence ATGGCTGCTCGTACCAAAACCGCCAAGGACCGGCCGTCCTACCGCTGCACCGAGTGCGGCTGGCAGACCGCCAAGTGGCTCGGCCGCTGCCCCGAATGCCAGGCCTGGGGCACGGTGGAGGAGTACGGCGCGCCCGCCGTCCGCACCACCGCCGCGGGGCGGGTGTCCACCGCCGCGCTGCCCATCGGCCAGGTCGACGGGCGGCAGGCGACCGCCCGCAGCACCGGCGTGGACGAGCTGGACCGGGTCCTGGGCGGCGGGCTCGTGCCCGGCGCGGTCGTGCTGCTCGCGGGCGAGCCGGGCGTCGGCAAGTCCACGCTGCTGCTCGACGTGGCCGCCAAGGCCGCGAGCGACGAGCACCGCACGCTGTACGTGACGGGCGAGGAGTCCGCCAGTCAGGTCCGGCTGCGCGCCGACCGGATCAACGCGCTGAACGACCACCTCTATCTGGCGGCCGAGACGGACCTGTCGGCGGTCCTCGGGCACCTGGACGCGGTGAAGCCCTCGCTGCTGGTCCTGGACTCGGTGCAGACGGTGGCCTCGCCCGAGATCGACGGCGCCCCCGGCGGCATGGCCCAGGTGCGCGAGGTCGCCGGCGCGCTGATCCGGGCCTCCAAGGAGCGCGGCATGTCCACGCTGCTCGTGGGCCACGTCACCAAGGACGGGGCCATCGCGGGTCCCCGGCTCCTGGAGCACCTGGTCGACGTGGTGCTGCACTTCGAGGGCGACCGGCACGCGCGCCTGCGCCTGGTCCGGGGCGTGAAGAACCGGTACGGGGCGACGGACGAGGTCGGCTGCTTCGAACTGCACGACGAGGGCATCATCGGGCTCGCCGACCCGTCCGGCCTGTTCCTGACGCGCCGGGACACGGCCGTGCCCGGCACCTGTCTGACGGTGACGCTGGAGGGCCGGCGCCCCCTGGTGGCCGAGGTGCAGGCGCTGACGGTCGACTCCCAGATCCCCTCGCCGCGCCGCACCACCTCGGGCCTGGAGACCTCGCGGGTGTCGATGATGCTGGCGGTCCTGGAGCAGCGGGGCCGGATCACCGCGCTGGGCAAGCGGGACATCTACAGCGCGACCGTCGGCGGGGTGAAGCTCTCCGAGCCCGCCGCCGACCTGGCCATCGCCCTCGCGCTGGCCTCCGCGGCGAGCGACACCCCCCTGCCGAAGAACCTGGTGGCGATCGGCGAGGTCGGCCTGGCGGGCGAGGTCCGGCGGGTGACGGGCGTCCAGCGCCGTCTCTCGGAGGCGCACCGGCTCGGCTTCACGCACGCGCTGGTCCCGGCCGATCCCGGGAAGGTCCCGCCGGGCATGAAGGTCACCGAGGTCGCGGACATGGGCGACGCCCTGCGGGTGCTGCCGCGCGGCCGCCGGCCCCGGGCACCGCAGGAGGCGGAGGGATAG
- a CDS encoding BACON domain-containing protein produces the protein MTSSRLEHPTRTTGGPRTQGQRPPARYEEYLDGLFTYCLSVLCDHDTATAVLGDVLAVAERHHGRCPADASGRRAWLYALARWACLRSFGEQRRRRQGAHTGRPAVAAPQPPRVAPEVAERRRAELAALAWPEAAGTTPEQREALELAVRHGLGHREVAAVLSLDPVAARELLSSAGCEVERTRAALAVVETGDCPTVARLTGDHQVLLSAALRAELVRHVDDCPRCRRVAERAGAQAPWPGALSTPPGRLPIVEAPRAAAYMAMLHVPRTRAGAPRFGPTGFPLDPKDHAARRDRMRARAVTTTVVAAVVAAPVLALWTSYRGTPVVGEGHDGSRISAREQDGPAASQGGAGGRSYDRYENTGNAQTTPDPRGSRAPDVSVEVISPGAPVPPARPGQPAPARITVAARGSGATTLLTLTNEGGAPAAWSLWSDAPWLYVSQASGTLRPGESVTVRISVDRSREPAGAWSARVGVDPSGAVVRIDGYGVTPPPSTTNPTPPPSTTEPTPPPPTSEPPTTPPPSTTEPTTPPPTTDPTTEPTPTESASETTPGTDPAPSP, from the coding sequence GTGACGAGCAGCAGGCTGGAACACCCCACGCGAACCACCGGCGGCCCCCGCACGCAGGGCCAGCGGCCCCCCGCCCGGTACGAGGAGTATCTGGACGGCCTCTTCACCTACTGCCTCTCGGTGCTCTGCGACCACGACACGGCCACCGCCGTCCTCGGCGACGTCCTGGCCGTCGCCGAGCGCCACCACGGCCGCTGTCCCGCCGACGCGTCCGGCCGCCGCGCCTGGCTGTACGCCCTGGCCCGCTGGGCCTGCCTGCGCAGCTTCGGCGAGCAGCGCCGCCGGCGCCAGGGCGCCCACACGGGCCGCCCCGCCGTCGCCGCGCCCCAGCCGCCCCGGGTCGCCCCCGAGGTCGCCGAGCGGCGCCGCGCCGAACTCGCCGCGCTCGCCTGGCCCGAGGCCGCAGGCACCACACCCGAGCAGCGCGAGGCGCTGGAGCTCGCCGTCCGGCACGGCCTCGGCCACCGCGAGGTCGCCGCCGTGCTCTCGCTCGACCCGGTCGCCGCCCGCGAGCTGCTCTCCTCCGCCGGCTGCGAGGTCGAACGCACCCGCGCCGCCCTCGCCGTCGTCGAGACCGGCGACTGCCCGACGGTGGCCCGCCTCACCGGCGACCACCAGGTGCTGCTGTCCGCCGCCCTGCGCGCCGAACTGGTCCGGCATGTCGACGACTGCCCGCGCTGCCGCCGGGTCGCCGAGCGGGCGGGCGCCCAAGCGCCCTGGCCGGGCGCCCTGAGCACCCCGCCCGGCCGGCTCCCGATCGTCGAGGCGCCGCGCGCCGCCGCGTACATGGCCATGCTGCACGTCCCGCGCACCCGCGCCGGCGCCCCCCGCTTCGGCCCGACCGGCTTCCCCCTCGACCCCAAGGACCACGCCGCCCGCCGCGACCGGATGCGCGCCCGCGCCGTCACCACCACCGTGGTCGCCGCGGTGGTCGCCGCCCCGGTCCTCGCCCTGTGGACCTCGTACCGCGGCACGCCGGTCGTCGGCGAGGGCCACGACGGATCCAGGATCAGCGCGCGCGAGCAGGACGGGCCGGCCGCCTCGCAGGGCGGGGCCGGCGGCCGTTCGTACGACCGTTACGAGAACACGGGCAACGCCCAGACCACCCCCGACCCCCGCGGCAGCCGCGCCCCGGACGTCTCCGTCGAGGTGATCAGCCCCGGCGCCCCGGTCCCTCCGGCCCGGCCGGGGCAGCCCGCGCCCGCCCGGATCACCGTCGCCGCGCGCGGCAGCGGCGCGACCACCCTGCTGACCCTCACCAACGAGGGCGGCGCGCCCGCCGCCTGGTCGCTGTGGTCCGACGCCCCCTGGCTGTACGTGAGCCAGGCGTCCGGCACCCTGCGCCCGGGCGAGTCGGTCACGGTCCGGATCTCCGTCGACCGCTCCCGCGAACCGGCCGGTGCCTGGAGTGCCCGGGTCGGGGTCGACCCCTCGGGCGCGGTCGTGCGGATCGACGGCTACGGGGTGACGCCGCCGCCCTCGACGACGAACCCCACCCCGCCGCCGAGCACGACCGAGCCGACGCCCCCGCCCCCGACGAGCGAGCCGCCGACCACCCCGCCGCCGAGCACGACGGAGCCCACGACCCCGCCCCCGACGACGGATCCGACCACCGAGCCCACGCCCACGGAGTCGGCGAGCGAGACGACACCGGGCACGGACCCGGCGCCCTCGCCCTGA
- a CDS encoding Ppx/GppA phosphatase family protein yields MRLGVLDVGSNTVHLLVVDAHPGARPLPAHSHKAELRLAELLDERGAIADAGVERLIATVREALTAAEDKGCEEVLPFATSAVREASNADAVLARVYAETGIALQVLSGEEEARLTFLAARRWFGWSAGKLFLLDIGGGSLEIAFGIDEEPDTAVSLPLGAGRLTKGWLPGDPPDTTDVKALRRHVRAQIARTVGEFNRFGPPDHVVATSKTFKQLARIAGAPGSGFGLYVQRNLSRKSLEEWVPRLAAMSAGERAALPGVSEGRASQLLAGALVAEGAMDLFGIDELEICPWALREGVILRRLDHLP; encoded by the coding sequence ATGAGACTCGGAGTCCTCGACGTCGGTTCGAACACGGTGCACCTCCTCGTGGTGGACGCCCACCCCGGCGCCCGCCCGCTGCCCGCCCACTCCCACAAGGCGGAGCTGCGGCTCGCCGAGCTCCTCGACGAGCGCGGCGCCATCGCCGACGCGGGGGTGGAGCGGCTCATCGCCACCGTCCGCGAGGCGCTCACGGCCGCCGAGGACAAGGGCTGCGAGGAGGTGCTGCCGTTCGCGACCTCGGCGGTGCGCGAGGCAAGCAACGCCGACGCGGTCCTCGCCCGCGTCTACGCGGAGACCGGCATCGCGCTCCAGGTCCTCAGCGGCGAGGAGGAGGCCCGGCTCACCTTCCTGGCCGCCCGGCGCTGGTTCGGCTGGTCCGCGGGCAAGCTCTTCCTCCTCGACATCGGCGGCGGTTCGCTGGAGATCGCCTTCGGCATCGACGAGGAGCCCGACACGGCCGTCTCCCTGCCGCTCGGCGCGGGACGGCTCACCAAGGGCTGGCTGCCGGGCGACCCGCCCGACACCACCGACGTGAAGGCGCTGCGCCGCCACGTGCGGGCGCAGATCGCCCGCACGGTCGGCGAGTTCAACCGCTTCGGGCCGCCCGACCACGTCGTGGCCACCTCCAAGACCTTCAAGCAGCTGGCCCGCATCGCCGGTGCCCCGGGCTCCGGCTTCGGCCTGTACGTCCAGCGCAACCTGTCCCGCAAGTCGCTGGAGGAGTGGGTCCCGCGCCTCGCCGCGATGAGCGCGGGTGAGCGCGCCGCCCTCCCGGGCGTCTCCGAGGGCCGCGCCTCCCAGCTCCTGGCCGGCGCCCTGGTCGCCGAGGGCGCGATGGACCTCTTCGGCATCGACGAGCTGGAGATCTGCCCGTGGGCGCTGCGCGAGGGCGTGATCCTGCGCCGCCTGGACCACCTGCCGTAG
- a CDS encoding sugar phosphate isomerase/epimerase yields the protein MAEPAVRVPDAKVALSTASVYPESTATAFEVAARLGYDGVEVMVWTDPVSQDIEALRRLSDYHQVPILAVHAPCLLITQRVWSTDPWVKLRRAQAAAEKLGATTVVVHPPFRWQRQYARDFVTGIWRMADETDVRFAVENMYPWRYKDREMLAYAPEWDVTKDDYRHFTIDLSHTATARTDTLAMVDRMGGRLGHVHLADGRGSAKDEHLVPGRGTQPCAELLERLAHSGYDGHVVIEVNTRRAMSSAEREADLAEALAFARLHLAAAAPGGATGPARSTGPGRSAGSGGSARFRGSAGPTEAPRP from the coding sequence GTGGCAGAACCAGCGGTGCGCGTCCCGGATGCGAAGGTCGCCCTGTCGACGGCCTCGGTGTATCCGGAGTCGACGGCGACGGCCTTCGAGGTCGCCGCGCGCCTCGGCTACGACGGCGTCGAGGTCATGGTGTGGACCGATCCGGTCAGCCAGGACATCGAGGCGCTGCGCCGGCTCTCGGACTACCACCAGGTGCCGATCCTCGCCGTGCACGCCCCCTGCCTGCTCATCACCCAGCGCGTCTGGTCCACCGACCCGTGGGTCAAGCTCCGGCGCGCCCAGGCGGCGGCCGAGAAGCTGGGCGCCACGACGGTCGTCGTGCACCCGCCGTTCCGCTGGCAGCGGCAGTACGCGCGGGACTTCGTGACCGGCATCTGGCGGATGGCCGACGAGACGGACGTCCGGTTCGCCGTGGAGAACATGTACCCCTGGCGGTACAAGGACCGCGAGATGCTCGCGTACGCCCCCGAGTGGGACGTCACCAAGGACGACTACCGGCACTTCACGATCGACCTCTCGCACACCGCCACCGCCCGGACCGACACCCTCGCGATGGTCGACCGCATGGGCGGCCGCCTCGGCCACGTCCACCTGGCCGACGGGCGCGGCTCAGCCAAGGACGAGCACCTGGTGCCGGGCCGGGGCACCCAGCCGTGCGCCGAGCTCCTGGAGCGGCTGGCGCACAGCGGCTACGACGGCCACGTCGTCATCGAGGTCAACACCCGCCGGGCGATGTCCTCCGCCGAACGCGAGGCCGACCTCGCCGAGGCCCTGGCCTTCGCCCGGCTGCACCTGGCCGCCGCGGCGCCGGGCGGCGCAACCGGACCCGCGCGGTCCACCGGTCCCGGCCGGTCCGCCGGATCCGGTGGCTCCGCCCGCTTCAGGGGATCCGCCGGGCCGACCGAGGCCCCGCGCCCGTGA
- a CDS encoding TetR family transcriptional regulator — MTEPSPRRRGRPSRTAAQESGPGARERILEAARAMFAERGYDKTSVRGIAKAADVDAALVHHYFGTKDEVFAAAIEVSFEPATVVPAIVGGPREAIGERLARFFISVWENPATRAPLLAIIRSALTHEAAAKVLRGFVLRRLLERIAADLDVPEPKFRAELAASHMIGIAILRYVIQVEPLASADPEEIVAQVSPTLQRYLTQP; from the coding sequence GTGACCGAGCCGTCCCCCCGGCGGCGCGGCCGCCCCTCCCGCACCGCGGCGCAGGAGAGCGGACCGGGCGCGCGCGAGCGGATCCTGGAGGCGGCGCGGGCGATGTTCGCCGAGCGCGGCTACGACAAGACCTCCGTACGCGGCATCGCGAAGGCCGCGGACGTCGACGCGGCACTCGTCCACCACTACTTCGGCACGAAGGACGAGGTCTTCGCGGCGGCCATCGAGGTCTCCTTCGAGCCGGCGACGGTCGTGCCGGCCATCGTCGGCGGCCCGCGCGAGGCGATCGGCGAGCGCCTGGCCCGTTTCTTCATCTCGGTGTGGGAGAACCCGGCGACCCGCGCCCCGCTGCTGGCGATCATCCGCTCGGCGCTGACCCACGAGGCGGCGGCGAAGGTGCTGCGCGGCTTCGTCCTGCGGCGTCTCCTCGAGCGGATCGCCGCCGACCTCGACGTACCGGAGCCGAAGTTCCGCGCCGAACTGGCCGCCTCGCACATGATCGGGATCGCGATCCTGCGGTACGTGATCCAGGTGGAGCCGCTGGCCTCGGCGGACCCGGAGGAGATCGTGGCGCAGGTCTCCCCGACCCTCCAGCGCTATCTGACCCAGCCGTGA
- the ilvD gene encoding dihydroxy-acid dehydratase has product MPELRSRTVTHGRNMAGARALMRASGVPGADIGRKPIIAVANSFTEFVPGHTHLQPVGRIVSEAITAAGGIAREFNTIAVDDGIAMGHGGMLYSLPSRDLIADSVEYMVEAHCADALICISNCDKITPGMLMAALRLNIPTVFVSGGPMESGRATLVDGTVRTLDLVDAISEAVNDKVSDEDILRIEENACPTCGSCSGMFTANSMNCLTEAIGLSLPGNGSVLATHTARRALYENAARTVVDITRRYYDEDDASVLPRNIATKAAFENAMALDIAMGGSTNTILHLLAAAQEAELDYGLSDMDEVSRRVPCLAKVAPNVAPRGTYYMEDVHRAGGIPAILGELYRAGLLNEDVHAVHSRSIKEWLDAWDVRGGSASEEAVELFHAAPGCVRSAEAFSQSERWDSLDLDAAGGCIRDAAHAYSKDGGLAVLRGNLAVDGCVVKTAGVDESIWTFEGPAVVCESQEEAVEKILNKQVKDGDVVVIRYEGPKGGPGMQEMLYPTSFLKGRGLGKTCALVTDGRFSGGTSGLSIGHASPEAASGGTIALVEDGDRIRIDIPNRSIDLLVDDATLAARREALNGVYAPKNRERKVSAALRAYAAMATSADKGAVRDVSKLG; this is encoded by the coding sequence ATGCCCGAGCTGAGGTCCCGCACTGTCACCCACGGCCGCAATATGGCGGGCGCACGCGCCCTGATGCGCGCCTCCGGTGTACCGGGCGCCGACATCGGGCGGAAGCCGATCATCGCCGTGGCCAACTCCTTCACGGAGTTCGTCCCCGGCCACACCCACCTCCAGCCCGTGGGCCGGATCGTCTCCGAGGCCATCACCGCCGCCGGCGGCATCGCCCGCGAGTTCAACACGATCGCCGTCGACGACGGCATCGCCATGGGCCACGGCGGCATGCTCTACAGCCTGCCGTCCCGCGACCTGATCGCCGACAGCGTGGAGTACATGGTCGAGGCGCACTGCGCCGACGCCCTGATCTGCATCTCCAACTGCGACAAGATCACCCCCGGCATGCTGATGGCCGCCCTGCGCCTCAACATCCCGACCGTCTTCGTCTCCGGCGGCCCCATGGAGTCCGGCCGTGCGACGCTCGTCGACGGCACGGTCCGCACGCTCGACCTGGTCGACGCGATCTCCGAGGCCGTCAACGACAAGGTCTCCGACGAGGACATCCTCCGCATCGAGGAGAACGCCTGTCCGACCTGCGGGTCCTGTTCCGGCATGTTCACCGCCAACTCGATGAACTGCCTCACCGAGGCCATCGGCCTCTCCCTGCCCGGCAACGGCTCCGTCCTCGCCACCCACACCGCCCGGCGCGCGCTGTACGAGAACGCCGCCCGCACGGTCGTCGACATCACCCGGCGCTACTACGACGAGGACGACGCCTCCGTCCTGCCGCGGAACATCGCCACGAAGGCCGCCTTCGAGAACGCCATGGCGCTCGACATCGCCATGGGCGGCTCCACCAACACGATCCTGCACCTGCTCGCGGCCGCGCAGGAGGCCGAGCTCGACTACGGCCTGAGCGACATGGACGAGGTCTCGCGCCGCGTGCCCTGCCTGGCCAAGGTCGCCCCGAACGTCGCCCCGCGCGGCACGTACTACATGGAGGACGTGCACCGGGCCGGCGGCATCCCGGCGATCCTGGGCGAGCTGTACCGCGCCGGGCTCCTCAACGAGGACGTCCACGCCGTGCACTCCCGCTCCATCAAGGAGTGGCTGGACGCCTGGGACGTCCGCGGCGGGTCGGCCTCCGAGGAGGCCGTCGAGCTCTTCCACGCCGCCCCCGGCTGCGTCCGCTCCGCCGAGGCGTTCTCCCAGTCCGAGCGCTGGGACAGCCTCGACCTGGACGCGGCCGGCGGCTGCATCCGCGACGCGGCCCACGCCTACTCCAAGGACGGCGGGCTCGCGGTGCTGCGCGGCAACCTCGCCGTCGACGGCTGCGTGGTGAAGACGGCCGGCGTCGACGAGTCGATCTGGACCTTCGAGGGCCCGGCCGTCGTCTGCGAGTCGCAGGAGGAGGCCGTCGAGAAGATCCTCAACAAGCAGGTCAAGGACGGCGACGTGGTCGTCATCCGCTACGAGGGCCCCAAGGGCGGCCCCGGCATGCAGGAGATGCTCTACCCGACGTCCTTCCTCAAGGGCCGCGGCCTCGGCAAGACCTGCGCCCTGGTGACGGACGGCCGGTTCTCCGGCGGCACCTCGGGCCTGTCCATCGGCCACGCCTCCCCGGAGGCCGCCTCGGGCGGCACGATCGCCCTCGTCGAGGACGGCGACCGCATCCGCATCGACATCCCCAACCGCTCGATCGACCTCCTCGTCGACGACGCCACCCTCGCCGCCCGCCGCGAGGCCCTGAACGGCGTCTACGCCCCGAAGAACCGCGAACGCAAGGTCTCCGCCGCCCTGCGGGCCTACGCGGCGATGGCCACCAGCGCGGACAAGGGCGCGGTCCGCGACGTCTCCAAGCTGGGCTGA